Proteins co-encoded in one Spirosoma endbachense genomic window:
- a CDS encoding pyridoxal phosphate-dependent decarboxylase family protein, whose product MPVSSFQNDLINLPSLLDAIQQLALTHIQNLSTIHISPKTSNIPSANLPEMGQGATFPLHWFTEHYQALMTASAGPRYLGFVTGGTTPAALAGDWLVSAFDQNTQSITPGSGDCSALLEQEAIRLLTQLLNLPDAFMGGFVTGATMSNFTGLAVARQWFGAEYGLDIATEGLRQDVPVLSATPHSSAVKALAMLGIGRNSLRFVPTLPNREAIDPAELELAIEELKGEPFILISSGGTVDTVDFDDMAFIGDLKKRYRFWWHVDAAFGGFAACSPAYAHLLNGWELADSITIDGHKWLNVPYDSAVILTRTEHAHLQRDTFKNANAPYLGDPLQNFSYLNFVPENSRRFRALPAWFTLMAYGRDGYRALVENSITRAQQLGRLLDESAVFSLAAPVRLNVVCFTLKAGQTNDINTRLNDILTHLKQRGRVFLTPTAYKGIPCLRAAFVNWQTTDADVQIVVDELLTAWQAVQPVDQ is encoded by the coding sequence ATGCCAGTATCATCTTTTCAGAACGACTTAATCAACCTCCCATCATTGCTCGATGCCATTCAGCAACTGGCGTTGACCCATATTCAGAACCTTTCAACGATTCATATTTCGCCCAAAACCAGCAATATACCATCGGCAAATCTGCCCGAAATGGGCCAGGGAGCTACTTTTCCACTGCACTGGTTCACCGAACATTATCAGGCGTTGATGACAGCTTCTGCTGGCCCACGATACCTTGGCTTTGTTACGGGCGGCACAACACCAGCCGCACTGGCGGGCGATTGGCTAGTGTCGGCCTTTGATCAGAATACCCAGTCGATTACGCCGGGTTCGGGCGATTGTTCGGCTTTACTGGAGCAGGAAGCCATCCGATTGTTAACGCAACTCCTCAATCTGCCGGATGCTTTCATGGGCGGTTTCGTAACCGGTGCTACGATGTCTAATTTTACGGGACTGGCCGTTGCCCGGCAGTGGTTCGGCGCTGAGTATGGACTGGATATAGCCACAGAAGGGCTCCGTCAGGATGTGCCGGTACTGTCGGCTACCCCACATTCATCGGCAGTAAAAGCCCTGGCGATGCTGGGAATTGGCCGAAATTCGCTTCGGTTCGTACCTACGCTCCCCAACCGGGAAGCCATTGACCCGGCAGAACTGGAATTGGCCATTGAAGAACTGAAAGGTGAACCGTTTATTCTGATCAGTAGCGGGGGCACCGTCGACACCGTTGATTTCGACGACATGGCGTTTATTGGCGATCTGAAAAAACGCTACCGGTTCTGGTGGCATGTCGATGCGGCATTTGGTGGTTTCGCAGCCTGTTCTCCGGCTTATGCACACCTCCTCAACGGTTGGGAACTGGCAGACAGCATTACCATCGATGGTCATAAATGGCTAAATGTACCGTACGATAGCGCTGTTATTCTCACACGCACCGAACATGCCCATTTGCAACGCGATACCTTCAAAAATGCCAATGCGCCCTATCTTGGCGATCCGTTGCAGAATTTCTCGTACCTGAATTTCGTACCCGAAAACTCCCGGCGATTCAGGGCGTTACCTGCCTGGTTTACACTCATGGCCTACGGGCGCGATGGCTATCGGGCACTGGTCGAAAACAGCATAACACGGGCGCAGCAATTAGGGCGGTTGCTGGACGAATCAGCCGTGTTTTCTCTGGCTGCTCCCGTCCGGCTGAATGTTGTTTGCTTTACGCTGAAAGCAGGACAAACAAATGACATCAACACCCGCCTGAACGACATACTGACCCACCTAAAACAACGTGGACGTGTATTTCTGACCCCAACCGCTTACAAAGGTATTCCGTGTTTGCGGGCGGCCTTTGTCAACTGGCAAACGACTGATGCTGACGTACAGATTGTGGTTGATGAACTACTAACGGCCTGGCAGGCAGTGCAACCCGTGGACCAATGA
- a CDS encoding aminotransferase-like domain-containing protein: MNTAFLYVSIADKIRQLIDSQVIRVGDKLPSVRRLSEEHGVSLTTAFQAYYHLEAQGRIEARPKSGYYVRNNPAKSYALPSVSQPDATVQTLSNDELLSRLYNQPDGPLRFAAAVPAPDLLPVAKLQKAMIHALRTAPAGGTTYEDGKGNAELRQQIARLAFGSGSVVSPDEVIITAGCMEAVVLCLQAVTRPGDTVAVESPSYFAFFQAFEKMGLNVLELPANPTTGVDLDALETALQAGVVQVCLLTPTFSNPLGSCLMNTDRQRLVQMMARYQTPLIEDDVYGDLYFGKTRPRTCHSFDTEGWVMVCSSFSKSLAPGYRIGWVLPGRFGSAINRQKAVFSRTCPTLTQAALAHFLAHGRYDHHLRQLRQTFHLTSLRYQQAISAYFPEGTRFTNPEGGFVLWVELPDLIDTVQISQQALLEGISVTPGAVFTAQQLYQNCLRISFGQPFSAAVEDGLKRLGKLARG; this comes from the coding sequence ATGAATACAGCGTTTTTATACGTGTCAATTGCCGATAAAATTCGTCAGCTTATTGATAGCCAGGTAATACGGGTAGGCGATAAGCTACCTTCCGTTCGCCGATTGAGCGAGGAGCATGGGGTAAGCCTTACTACAGCGTTTCAGGCTTATTATCATCTGGAAGCGCAGGGGCGGATAGAGGCCCGGCCAAAGTCGGGTTATTACGTTCGTAATAATCCCGCAAAAAGCTACGCATTACCCAGCGTGTCGCAGCCCGATGCCACCGTGCAGACACTAAGCAATGACGAATTGCTGAGTCGTCTCTACAACCAGCCCGATGGGCCATTACGCTTTGCTGCCGCCGTACCCGCACCTGATTTATTGCCAGTTGCTAAGCTACAGAAGGCCATGATCCATGCGCTGCGTACTGCTCCGGCCGGAGGAACAACGTATGAAGATGGGAAGGGTAATGCCGAATTACGGCAGCAAATTGCTCGTCTGGCCTTTGGGAGTGGGTCGGTCGTATCACCCGATGAGGTGATCATCACCGCTGGCTGTATGGAAGCCGTAGTACTTTGCCTGCAAGCGGTTACCAGACCCGGCGATACGGTAGCGGTCGAAAGTCCATCTTATTTTGCGTTTTTCCAGGCTTTTGAAAAAATGGGGCTAAATGTGCTCGAACTACCCGCAAATCCGACCACGGGTGTCGACCTTGACGCACTGGAAACGGCCCTTCAGGCTGGCGTCGTGCAGGTCTGTTTACTAACACCGACATTCAGTAATCCGCTGGGCAGTTGTTTGATGAATACTGATCGGCAGCGACTGGTGCAGATGATGGCCCGTTATCAGACACCACTCATTGAAGATGATGTGTATGGTGATCTCTACTTTGGCAAAACGCGCCCACGAACATGCCATAGCTTCGATACTGAAGGGTGGGTTATGGTATGCAGTTCATTCTCGAAATCGCTGGCACCCGGTTATCGCATCGGATGGGTATTACCAGGGCGGTTCGGTTCGGCAATCAACCGCCAGAAAGCTGTCTTTTCCCGTACCTGTCCAACGCTTACACAGGCAGCATTAGCTCATTTTCTGGCCCATGGCCGCTACGATCATCATTTACGACAACTTCGGCAAACTTTTCATTTGACGAGTTTACGTTACCAGCAAGCCATCAGTGCCTATTTTCCGGAGGGGACACGCTTTACTAATCCAGAGGGAGGTTTTGTGCTATGGGTTGAGCTACCTGATTTAATTGATACCGTTCAAATTAGCCAGCAGGCGCTTCTGGAAGGTATTTCAGTTACTCCCGGTGCCGTTTTTACGGCTCAGCAACTCTATCAAAACTGCCTTCGTATCAGCTTTGGGCAACCGTTTAGTGCTGCCGTTGAGGATGGACTGAAACGACTGGGCAAGTTAGCCAGAGGGTAG
- the argS gene encoding arginine--tRNA ligase, translating into MDIQEEVKHTIQRAISELYQQDAGEIVLQPTKKEFEGLYTFVTFPLTKALRQAPAQIGQAIGSWITQNSSIVSGFNVVQGFLNISIADAAWVTVLNDISANPAFGTSPRKEQSVMVEFSSPNTNKPLHLGHLRNNFLGDSVSRILAANGYTVAKTCIVNDRGIHICKSMLAYKRFSADESGHRETPESTGMKGDHLIGKYYVLFDKAYKAQIEELVGQGMPKEEAEKKAPLMLEVQQMLRLWEQGDPETVALWSQLNAWVYEGFDATYQRIGVSFDKTYYESNTYLLGKEIVEEGLQKGVFYRKDDGSVWIDLAEQGLDQKLVLRSDGTSVYMTQDLGTTDLKFQDFHNDRQIWVVGNEQDYHFNVLFAILHRLDREYADGLYHLSYGMVDLPTGKMKSREGTVVDADDLIQETIDAASTAADEAAKGKLDEFSDDEKTALFKMLGLGALKYYLLKVDPQKRMQFNPAESVDLHGNTGPYIQYVHARIRSVLRKASDMGVSLEGSVTTTELDEIEQQLVFLLSQYPQRVAEAGDAYAPSYVAQYAYELAKTFNQFYDKLSILKETDAVKLHTRLILSKSVGETIRKAMGLLGIEVPEKM; encoded by the coding sequence ATGGATATTCAGGAAGAAGTAAAGCATACCATTCAACGGGCCATTTCGGAGCTGTATCAACAGGATGCGGGCGAAATTGTACTCCAACCCACGAAGAAAGAATTTGAAGGTCTTTATACGTTCGTGACGTTTCCGCTCACCAAAGCGCTCCGACAGGCTCCTGCCCAGATCGGACAGGCGATTGGTAGCTGGATAACGCAGAACAGTTCGATTGTCAGCGGTTTTAACGTTGTGCAGGGATTCCTGAACATCAGTATTGCCGATGCCGCCTGGGTTACCGTGCTGAATGACATTTCGGCCAACCCCGCTTTTGGCACATCACCCAGGAAGGAACAATCGGTTATGGTTGAGTTTTCGTCGCCGAACACCAACAAACCGCTGCATCTTGGGCACTTGCGTAATAATTTTCTGGGCGATTCGGTCAGCCGGATTCTGGCCGCCAACGGGTATACTGTTGCAAAAACCTGCATTGTCAACGACCGGGGTATTCACATCTGTAAGTCGATGCTGGCTTACAAGCGGTTTAGTGCCGATGAGTCGGGTCATCGGGAAACCCCTGAGTCGACGGGCATGAAGGGCGATCACCTGATCGGGAAGTATTATGTACTTTTTGATAAGGCTTACAAAGCGCAGATAGAAGAGTTGGTAGGGCAGGGGATGCCCAAAGAAGAAGCCGAGAAAAAAGCCCCGCTGATGCTCGAAGTGCAGCAAATGCTGCGGCTATGGGAGCAGGGCGATCCTGAAACGGTAGCGCTCTGGAGCCAGTTGAATGCCTGGGTATATGAAGGGTTCGATGCTACTTACCAGCGTATCGGGGTTAGTTTCGATAAGACGTATTACGAGTCGAATACGTATCTGCTGGGGAAAGAAATTGTTGAAGAAGGGTTACAAAAGGGCGTGTTCTATCGTAAAGATGACGGTTCTGTCTGGATCGATCTGGCAGAACAGGGACTGGATCAGAAGCTGGTTCTTCGCTCCGACGGTACATCGGTGTACATGACGCAGGATCTTGGCACGACCGATCTGAAATTTCAGGATTTCCATAATGATCGGCAGATCTGGGTTGTAGGCAACGAGCAGGATTACCATTTCAATGTACTATTTGCGATTCTGCATCGGTTAGACCGGGAGTATGCCGATGGGTTGTATCACCTGTCGTATGGCATGGTCGATTTGCCGACGGGTAAGATGAAGTCCCGCGAGGGTACGGTTGTCGATGCGGATGATCTCATTCAGGAAACCATCGACGCGGCTTCGACTGCTGCCGATGAAGCGGCTAAAGGTAAACTCGATGAATTCAGTGACGATGAGAAAACAGCCCTTTTCAAAATGCTGGGACTCGGTGCATTGAAATATTATTTACTGAAAGTTGACCCGCAGAAACGGATGCAGTTCAATCCGGCTGAATCGGTTGATTTACACGGCAATACGGGGCCTTATATTCAGTATGTTCATGCCCGTATACGGTCGGTTTTGCGAAAAGCCAGTGATATGGGTGTTTCGCTGGAAGGATCGGTTACAACAACTGAACTTGATGAAATTGAGCAGCAACTGGTGTTCCTGTTAAGCCAGTATCCACAGCGGGTGGCCGAAGCAGGTGATGCCTATGCACCATCGTATGTTGCGCAGTATGCCTATGAACTGGCGAAAACATTCAATCAGTTTTATGACAAACTGTCGATTCTGAAAGAAACGGATGCGGTTAAGCTACATACACGTTTAATCCTTTCTAAATCAGTCGGTGAAACTATTCGTAAGGCAATGGGTTTATTGGGCATAGAGGTGCCTGAAAAAATGTAA
- a CDS encoding glutathione peroxidase gives MKKTVTLLAVVAVAFFASSFMSLSTLVKGIFSDKREVAVAPSNAPAPTKSLYDFTVKSLDGKPVALSGFKGKKVVILNVASKCGFTPQYADWEKFYKEHGDKVVVLGFPANNFKSQEPGSSEEIAEFCKKNYGVTFPMFEKVSVLGEDQAPLYKWLTTKDLNGWNDKVPTWNFCKYVINEKGELTHFFASKVKPEDEEFKKAIGM, from the coding sequence ATGAAAAAAACAGTAACTCTATTGGCAGTCGTTGCCGTAGCTTTTTTTGCAAGCAGTTTTATGTCTTTATCTACCCTCGTTAAAGGTATTTTCAGCGACAAACGCGAAGTAGCGGTCGCTCCGTCTAATGCCCCGGCCCCAACCAAAAGCCTTTATGATTTCACCGTAAAATCGCTTGATGGCAAACCTGTTGCTCTGAGCGGATTTAAAGGAAAAAAGGTTGTGATTCTGAATGTAGCCTCGAAATGCGGCTTTACCCCACAGTATGCTGACTGGGAAAAGTTTTATAAAGAACACGGTGATAAGGTTGTAGTACTGGGTTTCCCAGCTAATAATTTTAAGAGTCAGGAGCCAGGTAGCAGCGAAGAAATTGCTGAGTTCTGTAAGAAAAATTACGGCGTTACATTCCCGATGTTCGAGAAAGTGTCGGTTTTGGGCGAAGATCAGGCTCCGTTGTACAAATGGCTTACTACCAAAGACTTGAATGGATGGAATGACAAGGTTCCAACCTGGAATTTCTGCAAATATGTTATCAATGAAAAAGGCGAATTAACTCATTTCTTTGCTTCTAAAGTAAAGCCAGAAGACGAAGAGTTTAAGAAAGCCATTGGCATGTAA